One genomic region from Terasakiella sp. SH-1 encodes:
- the mamT gene encoding magnetosome protein MamT — protein MVKPPRLKVMRIFKHILTLFEGRRGSVFIAVLIVCGFSFVVVNGTELTALTKRTIQGLFLGQHQTPFEEGIGAEIEKRLTPPNTEYRYMTMKHIPAIKAGQRMPHPYVGACTQCHLYVGGPGPGNQYKTPVGAALEEISKNVRKMGPPLPPNSEMPHPPAGRCIKCHDIVVKVPLEKPKDNGFKWF, from the coding sequence ATGGTCAAACCGCCTCGGCTAAAAGTCATGAGGATATTCAAACATATCCTGACCCTCTTTGAAGGACGACGAGGCTCTGTCTTTATCGCCGTGCTGATCGTCTGTGGGTTCTCCTTTGTCGTGGTCAATGGCACGGAACTAACAGCCCTGACCAAACGCACTATTCAGGGCTTGTTCCTGGGTCAGCATCAGACACCTTTTGAAGAAGGTATCGGGGCGGAAATTGAAAAGCGCCTGACCCCACCCAACACGGAATATCGCTATATGACCATGAAGCATATTCCAGCCATTAAGGCCGGGCAGCGTATGCCACACCCTTATGTGGGGGCCTGTACGCAATGTCACCTCTATGTTGGCGGCCCGGGACCGGGCAATCAATATAAGACCCCGGTGGGGGCTGCGTTGGAAGAGATTTCCAAGAATGTGCGCAAGATGGGCCCACCTTTACCGCCCAACTCTGAAATGCCCCACCCACCTGCGGGGCGCTGCATCAAATGTCACGATATCGTCGTCAAAGTCCCCTTGGAAAAGCCAAAGGATAATGGCTTTAAGTGGTTCTAA
- a CDS encoding polyhydroxyalkanoic acid system family protein has translation MSKIDLEVKHSLKQEEAASRLEAFLKEQGKYNKQLSNAVFEREGRLFRFTAKVKGFKIKGAVAALEHSIKAQIVLPLTARPFKGSAEQILREQLQKAMS, from the coding sequence ATGTCCAAAATTGATCTTGAAGTCAAACATAGCCTGAAACAGGAAGAGGCCGCCAGCCGTCTGGAAGCTTTCTTAAAAGAGCAGGGCAAATATAACAAACAGTTGAGCAATGCCGTCTTTGAACGTGAGGGCCGATTGTTTCGTTTTACGGCAAAAGTCAAGGGATTCAAGATCAAAGGAGCCGTGGCCGCACTTGAACATTCTATCAAGGCGCAAATTGTCCTGCCCCTGACAGCACGTCCGTTTAAAGGTAGTGCAGAACAGATTTTACGTGAGCAATTGCAAAAAGCAATGAGTTGA
- a CDS encoding magnetochrome domain-containing protein produces the protein MKYIPHSVAEWVMALGIAFSLGIFFVAVVEDNPWQDHSYGDAPPITLGTPAPHTDGKEKMTCSTCHAILPPDPNQSKDFRIPIAVGAPSPHGDERDQQPCSNCHRYVNSLQQDVGGSGVAQAVTAAMAMPPQGEVKKKPSLRFPPKAKPLDKEAHEIFTFFRFQGKVTRIFPKNPKLDPQANIVALVDNGITQPMWVDLAPNWFLKSEGCRVFKGMFIKGQAAAEDPKDRTELAYATTLGVNGKSCFLRNSHLRGLWDPMAMMGK, from the coding sequence TTGAAATACATCCCTCATAGTGTCGCTGAATGGGTTATGGCTCTTGGCATTGCTTTCAGCTTGGGTATTTTCTTTGTTGCCGTGGTGGAAGATAACCCTTGGCAGGATCATTCCTATGGTGATGCGCCACCGATTACTCTTGGAACACCTGCCCCGCATACCGATGGTAAAGAGAAAATGACATGTTCAACCTGTCATGCGATTCTCCCACCGGACCCCAACCAAAGCAAAGATTTTCGTATTCCGATTGCCGTTGGTGCACCCTCACCACACGGCGATGAGCGTGACCAACAACCTTGTAGCAACTGTCACCGCTATGTGAACAGCCTGCAACAAGATGTGGGTGGTAGTGGTGTTGCCCAAGCTGTCACCGCTGCCATGGCGATGCCGCCTCAAGGCGAAGTGAAGAAAAAACCGTCTTTACGTTTCCCGCCCAAGGCCAAGCCTTTGGATAAAGAAGCTCATGAAATTTTCACGTTTTTCCGCTTTCAGGGAAAGGTGACACGCATTTTCCCCAAAAATCCCAAGCTTGACCCACAAGCGAACATCGTGGCTCTGGTCGATAACGGGATTACACAACCCATGTGGGTCGATCTCGCCCCGAACTGGTTCCTGAAATCAGAAGGATGCCGTGTTTTCAAAGGCATGTTTATCAAGGGCCAAGCAGCAGCCGAAGACCCCAAAGATAGAACCGAGTTGGCTTATGCCACAACACTCGGTGTAAATGGTAAATCCTGTTTCCTGCGTAATTCCCACTTGAGGGGACTATGGGACCCAATGGCAATGATGGGGAAATAA
- the mamB gene encoding magnetosome biogenesis CDF transporter MamB produces MIPNKCKQCKEEVVWWAIVVNICQMTYKGLLGAMTGSVALVADSLHSGADVIASIVTMLCVKISKRKASDKYPYGFGNIQFISSSIVGIILILGAIYLMYESILKIIEGNIEAPSFLAVLGAGMSVVVNELMYRYQHCVGKENNSPAIIANAWDNRSDALSSVGVLIGILFAVLGFPIADVVAAMVVAILVARIGIELNIDAIDGLMDTSVEMDVLKDVYNIAANVPNIEEVRHLRGRNVGEDIHLDISIGVSGSLKVYESDLIAQALKERIYAEVRHVTDVQIAVVNS; encoded by the coding sequence ATGATTCCTAATAAATGTAAGCAATGTAAAGAAGAAGTCGTCTGGTGGGCCATTGTCGTCAATATCTGCCAAATGACCTATAAGGGCCTGTTGGGCGCCATGACCGGATCTGTGGCTTTGGTGGCAGACTCCCTGCACTCCGGTGCGGACGTAATCGCCTCTATCGTGACCATGCTCTGTGTGAAAATCTCCAAGCGCAAGGCGTCTGATAAATATCCTTATGGCTTCGGGAACATCCAGTTTATCTCTTCGTCCATCGTCGGGATCATTCTGATTTTGGGGGCGATCTACCTGATGTATGAATCCATCCTCAAGATCATCGAAGGCAATATTGAAGCGCCAAGCTTCCTTGCCGTGCTCGGTGCGGGTATGTCTGTTGTGGTCAATGAGCTGATGTATCGCTACCAGCATTGTGTGGGGAAAGAAAACAACAGCCCGGCGATTATTGCCAACGCGTGGGACAACCGTTCGGATGCGCTGTCTTCTGTCGGGGTGTTGATCGGTATTTTGTTTGCGGTTCTTGGCTTCCCCATCGCTGACGTTGTGGCCGCCATGGTCGTGGCGATCCTGGTGGCACGCATCGGGATTGAGCTGAACATTGATGCCATTGACGGCTTGATGGATACTTCTGTTGAAATGGACGTTCTTAAAGATGTTTACAATATTGCCGCCAACGTGCCGAATATTGAAGAGGTCCGTCACCTGCGCGGTCGTAACGTGGGCGAAGACATCCATCTTGATATCTCCATCGGGGTGAGTGGCTCGCTTAAGGTCTATGAGAGTGATCTTATTGCTCAGGCCCTGAAAGAACGCATCTATGCCGAAGTCCGTCACGTCACCGACGTGCAGATTGCCGTTGTGAATAGTTAA
- a CDS encoding helix-turn-helix domain-containing protein: MWTMIARVGTLMSLGAALMELYNSRHREVNSSRIYNSTEAARFLGVERKEVIRLLEQGRMRGRLVNGNYRVPGSSIIEYLSHDS; the protein is encoded by the coding sequence ATGTGGACCATGATCGCACGGGTGGGCACCTTAATGTCCTTAGGCGCCGCCCTGATGGAACTATACAATTCGCGCCATCGCGAAGTGAACTCAAGTAGGATTTATAACTCTACGGAAGCGGCCCGTTTTTTGGGGGTGGAACGTAAGGAAGTGATCCGACTTTTAGAACAGGGACGCATGCGCGGGCGCCTTGTCAATGGCAATTACCGCGTTCCCGGTAGCAGCATAATTGAGTATTTGAGCCATGATTCCTAA
- a CDS encoding pentapeptide repeat-containing protein, translating into MSNVYHLQNLGKGSTEWNAWRESDKNVTPDLSHAEIKAVNLARIDLQGALLTKANLKQTNLSGGDLSGANMAGANMEGISLAGSNMERANCAGAYMHKANLAGSKLRWANLSGSSIVGKSNMSGADLTGANLCGARLIGVNLSGANLTGANLAGADFRDADLTGADFTNADTSGAFFGGADLRGTMLEQYYDLFGADDEPAAPEEEYVEEVVEEEPVIEEVLLEEVPEPEPIIEPEPEPEPEPMPEPEPEPQLADILEPPAPEPVVEDDFDENAYNVYETKECAIVTLCLPKFKEKSTRDEHDFLDLLRRYNRYFLNTEENVAMAARGDAFFGAFENPNTALSCARGYLNILRDMKTDAFVGVNWGSVTSCGSAESDTKDLIINSITPMARLVPLAEPGEVLMLDELYRRPEIKKDLFSFEKVSRKWTKTFNQDGPSFEVLCYSVSEAKSE; encoded by the coding sequence ATGTCAAACGTGTATCACCTTCAGAACCTTGGGAAAGGCTCTACTGAATGGAATGCATGGCGGGAGTCTGACAAAAATGTGACCCCGGACTTATCCCATGCCGAAATCAAAGCGGTGAACCTTGCCCGAATCGACTTGCAAGGTGCATTGCTGACCAAAGCCAACCTGAAACAAACCAATTTGAGTGGCGGTGATTTATCCGGGGCCAATATGGCCGGAGCCAATATGGAAGGGATTTCACTGGCGGGCTCTAACATGGAACGGGCCAATTGTGCCGGGGCCTATATGCATAAGGCCAACTTAGCAGGCAGCAAATTACGCTGGGCAAACCTGTCTGGTTCTTCTATCGTTGGCAAAAGCAACATGTCCGGGGCTGACCTGACCGGGGCCAATTTATGCGGTGCTCGCCTGATTGGGGTCAACCTGTCTGGGGCAAACCTGACGGGGGCGAATCTGGCCGGGGCTGACTTCAGAGATGCGGACCTGACCGGGGCTGATTTCACCAATGCCGATACCAGCGGTGCCTTTTTTGGTGGGGCAGATCTGCGCGGCACCATGCTGGAACAATATTACGATCTGTTTGGCGCAGACGATGAACCAGCAGCCCCAGAAGAAGAATATGTCGAAGAGGTTGTTGAAGAAGAACCTGTTATCGAAGAAGTCCTTCTGGAAGAAGTGCCTGAGCCAGAACCGATTATTGAACCAGAACCAGAGCCCGAACCGGAACCAATGCCGGAACCAGAACCAGAGCCTCAACTGGCTGATATTCTGGAACCGCCTGCGCCGGAACCTGTCGTTGAAGATGACTTTGACGAGAATGCATATAATGTTTATGAGACAAAGGAATGTGCCATTGTCACCCTTTGTTTGCCCAAGTTTAAAGAAAAAAGCACGCGTGATGAACATGACTTCCTTGACCTGTTGCGTCGCTATAACCGCTATTTCTTAAATACAGAAGAAAATGTTGCCATGGCGGCACGTGGGGATGCTTTCTTCGGGGCATTTGAAAACCCGAATACGGCGCTCAGTTGTGCGCGGGGCTATCTCAACATTTTGCGCGATATGAAAACCGATGCCTTTGTCGGGGTGAACTGGGGCAGCGTGACTTCTTGCGGGTCAGCCGAAAGCGATACCAAGGATTTGATTATCAATTCCATCACACCGATGGCACGTTTGGTTCCACTGGCCGAACCGGGGGAAGTCTTGATGCTGGATGAACTTTATAGACGTCCGGAAATCAAGAAAGACTTGTTCAGTTTTGAAAAAGTATCGCGTAAATGGACCAAGACCTTTAATCAGGATGGGCCCAGCTTCGAAGTGCTGTGTTATTCTGTCAGCGAAGCCAAATCTGAATAG
- the mamA gene encoding magnetosome protein MamA, with translation MSIIKGDLVGRSEEYAQYTAIILKRLGTKLVGGFHDLFTIDDETRMEYFRDKAINLAKAGKHQRAGQLLEQLYKSNPEDGEVMLHLGVCYLKLGHRNEGIELLEKASDEHKDDIKLATVLGLSYIQNEDFEKAIPLLEKVIEDTPNSANILYRLGVAYDNTGNYQRAVECFLSALEIKPDEARIHRSVGYAFEQMDDHEAAMAHFKRANELGGGE, from the coding sequence ATGAGCATTATCAAAGGCGACCTGGTTGGGCGTTCGGAAGAATACGCTCAATATACCGCGATCATCTTAAAACGTTTGGGCACCAAACTGGTTGGGGGCTTCCACGACCTGTTTACCATCGATGATGAAACGCGCATGGAATATTTCCGTGACAAGGCCATCAATCTGGCGAAAGCCGGCAAGCACCAGCGTGCCGGCCAATTGCTGGAACAGCTTTATAAATCCAACCCGGAAGACGGCGAAGTCATGCTGCATCTGGGCGTGTGCTACCTTAAACTCGGCCATCGCAATGAAGGGATCGAGCTTCTGGAAAAAGCCAGCGATGAACATAAGGACGATATCAAACTCGCCACCGTGCTCGGCCTGTCTTACATTCAGAATGAAGATTTTGAAAAAGCCATCCCTTTGTTGGAAAAAGTCATTGAAGATACGCCGAACTCGGCCAATATCCTCTATCGTCTGGGTGTGGCTTACGACAATACAGGTAACTATCAGCGCGCGGTGGAATGTTTCCTCAGTGCGCTTGAGATCAAGCCGGATGAAGCGCGTATCCACCGCAGCGTGGGGTATGCCTTTGAACAGATGGATGATCACGAAGCAGCCATGGCGCATTTCAAACGTGCCAACGAGCTCGGCGGTGGGGAGTAA
- the mamQ gene encoding magnetosome protein MamQ, translating to MVNFFNTGNQAPSQELQRLKRSEAMLAQLYRDETEPRFSVPSMKGVKTLFLVSVLGILLFSGTLFYKFNDFIIFREDVLAKAGNLQSALQRRKDLFSNLVNLTLNHASLEHSIFSYTAKMRTEIIKKTGDVLPPEAVKDALGKNKDLAKGLGALGVGEANGADGLDLNDMGASLGRLLAVVEKYPDIKSAQTYTEAMVALVQMEDLITQRRMDYNESLRIYNSAISKFPWKILADFTNFPRFEYFNEKTITDSAPKLGLETYRPLVPFIDEGGGH from the coding sequence ATGGTGAATTTCTTTAATACCGGCAATCAGGCCCCGTCTCAGGAACTGCAACGGCTCAAACGCTCCGAAGCGATGCTGGCGCAGCTCTATCGTGATGAGACGGAACCGCGCTTTTCCGTGCCGTCCATGAAAGGGGTGAAAACCCTGTTTCTGGTCTCGGTACTGGGGATTTTGCTGTTTTCCGGCACACTATTTTACAAGTTCAACGACTTCATTATTTTCCGTGAAGACGTGCTGGCCAAGGCCGGGAACCTGCAATCAGCCTTACAACGGCGCAAAGACTTGTTCTCCAACCTGGTCAACCTGACGCTGAACCATGCGTCGCTTGAACATTCCATTTTCTCCTATACCGCCAAGATGCGCACGGAAATCATCAAGAAAACTGGTGATGTGTTGCCGCCAGAAGCGGTGAAAGATGCCTTGGGGAAAAACAAGGACCTGGCCAAGGGCTTAGGCGCTTTGGGTGTGGGCGAAGCCAATGGGGCAGATGGGCTGGACCTTAATGACATGGGAGCGTCTCTTGGTCGCTTGCTTGCGGTTGTGGAAAAATATCCGGATATTAAATCGGCCCAGACCTACACCGAAGCCATGGTCGCTTTGGTACAGATGGAAGACCTGATTACCCAGCGTCGTATGGATTATAACGAGTCCTTGCGCATTTATAATTCAGCGATTTCCAAATTCCCCTGGAAGATTTTGGCGGATTTCACCAACTTCCCGCGCTTTGAATATTTCAACGAGAAAACCATCACCGACAGCGCACCGAAGCTGGGTCTGGAAACCTATCGCCCGCTGGTTCCTTTCATTGACGAGGGAGGCGGACACTAA
- the mamS gene encoding magnetosome protein MamS — MKSEHLVLGIGGLAFVGMVIGALVSSGLYEPDAQERLRDIKREQVQNQTQEMTPSNQMLATPKGQTTQQGTGGELAWNRPDAQMGQMQALNKAPTVKYQGNVLRMLSRGDTIGWGQVHIWVDTGPGVAKEVSIGPNWFLNHLGCRLSKGKNVRGIAYKFDKQDPNGLLYAKNIVVDGITCRLRNDEGFALWSNRLG; from the coding sequence ATGAAGTCAGAACATCTGGTTTTAGGGATTGGTGGCCTTGCCTTTGTGGGCATGGTCATCGGGGCTCTGGTCTCTTCCGGGCTCTATGAGCCTGATGCCCAGGAACGTTTGCGCGATATCAAACGCGAACAGGTGCAAAATCAGACCCAGGAAATGACCCCGTCCAACCAGATGCTCGCCACCCCCAAAGGTCAGACGACCCAACAAGGCACAGGCGGCGAGCTTGCCTGGAACCGCCCGGATGCGCAAATGGGCCAGATGCAGGCCCTGAACAAAGCCCCGACGGTGAAATATCAAGGCAATGTGCTGCGTATGCTCAGCCGGGGCGATACCATCGGCTGGGGGCAAGTTCATATCTGGGTAGATACCGGACCGGGTGTGGCCAAAGAAGTCTCCATCGGCCCCAACTGGTTCCTCAATCACTTGGGCTGTCGCCTCTCCAAAGGCAAAAACGTGCGCGGCATCGCCTACAAGTTCGATAAACAAGACCCCAACGGCTTACTTTACGCCAAGAATATTGTCGTTGACGGCATCACTTGTCGCCTACGCAACGACGAAGGCTTTGCCCTATGGTCAAACCGCCTCGGCTAA
- the mamZ gene encoding magnetosome biogenesis transporter MamZ, whose product MMLLNNLESKFQNHQWNGIYLLSAISTLIGALAVSVQPLLLDQIFNIPFEKEGEINADIQVVAEMVSILCVGYFSYKSDFIGRVPIIFYAFLFIAVGAFLTPMSYELGVYLGVGGLFAFYFARVLVTLGSDTVQVQLLTLVGDLSDFKNRPKLMTNTVFMVVFGGTILTAIVMQIAEYEYGIELITFSLVLFGVFGAWVTKYSLHDVAEFCAGEEKRHPLLRVWDLVSNDPRMQLAVAAAFYTRMDLVVVSLFYSLWCISVADIIGVTRVYATAHAATMVGVMGVGVLASIPFWQHLIERHSRITAIGASLSIAAMGYVWISLFKNPYDWGIALPLLLIGIGHGGATVTLKVLTVDIAPKPLLGAVLGMIYLAGSVGIIMLVQSGGYYFDAVGPRAPFVLMASGKLMVVIFASWLVMHQVEEDKDHVLTKKIQISWRPLIFLTSALPFAWLLGRMLLGGYLWGVDHENIPVGFINRYLGDWAFTFLILSLAITPFAELTKIKAVHKYRRMIGLYAFFYTMLHFIVYVSLEWTFDLDHMLADAYKRPFIFLGIVAFCIITPLAVTSLKSVRNKMDPKNWRRLHKGAYILNIIVAWHFILAANKENGEPYIYAALIAILLGYRVYENIQKHKRRANRKPRRKRRVKKKKSADGATGDAPIAEAASE is encoded by the coding sequence ATGATGTTATTGAATAATTTAGAAAGCAAATTCCAGAACCATCAATGGAACGGTATTTATTTGCTATCGGCCATTTCAACCTTGATTGGGGCCTTGGCGGTTTCTGTACAGCCTTTGCTGTTGGATCAGATTTTCAATATTCCCTTTGAAAAAGAAGGTGAAATCAACGCCGACATTCAGGTAGTCGCCGAAATGGTTTCCATCCTCTGTGTCGGTTATTTCAGTTACAAGTCTGATTTTATTGGTCGTGTCCCCATTATTTTCTATGCCTTTCTCTTTATTGCTGTCGGTGCCTTCCTCACGCCGATGAGTTATGAGTTGGGTGTGTATCTGGGTGTTGGGGGGCTGTTTGCCTTTTACTTTGCCCGTGTTCTGGTGACGTTGGGCTCTGATACCGTTCAGGTGCAGCTTCTTACTCTTGTAGGGGATCTGTCAGATTTTAAAAACCGCCCTAAATTGATGACAAATACAGTCTTCATGGTGGTTTTTGGCGGTACAATCCTAACTGCTATCGTCATGCAGATTGCCGAATATGAATATGGCATTGAACTGATTACCTTTAGCCTCGTCCTTTTTGGAGTCTTTGGGGCATGGGTCACGAAATACTCTCTCCATGATGTTGCAGAATTTTGTGCCGGGGAAGAAAAGCGCCACCCCTTGCTCCGCGTTTGGGACTTGGTGTCCAATGACCCTCGCATGCAACTGGCTGTGGCTGCGGCTTTTTACACCCGTATGGATTTGGTTGTGGTCAGCCTGTTTTATTCCCTATGGTGTATTTCCGTTGCCGATATCATTGGCGTAACCCGCGTTTATGCCACCGCACATGCCGCGACCATGGTTGGGGTCATGGGGGTCGGTGTTCTGGCCTCAATCCCATTTTGGCAGCATTTGATTGAACGTCACAGTCGCATCACGGCCATTGGTGCCTCTTTGTCTATTGCGGCTATGGGCTATGTCTGGATCAGCTTGTTTAAAAACCCCTATGACTGGGGGATTGCCCTGCCGCTGCTCTTGATCGGGATCGGTCATGGCGGGGCGACGGTCACATTGAAAGTTTTAACGGTTGATATTGCCCCAAAACCCTTACTTGGTGCTGTTCTTGGTATGATTTATCTGGCCGGCAGTGTCGGCATTATCATGCTGGTACAAAGTGGCGGTTATTATTTCGATGCCGTTGGCCCACGTGCTCCCTTTGTTTTGATGGCCAGTGGCAAGCTCATGGTGGTGATCTTTGCCAGTTGGCTGGTCATGCATCAGGTTGAAGAAGATAAAGACCATGTACTGACCAAGAAAATCCAGATCAGCTGGCGCCCCCTGATTTTCCTCACCTCCGCCCTGCCTTTTGCCTGGTTGCTGGGCCGAATGCTGTTGGGGGGCTATCTCTGGGGGGTGGATCATGAAAATATTCCGGTGGGCTTTATCAACCGATATCTCGGTGACTGGGCCTTTACCTTCCTGATCCTGTCTTTGGCAATTACACCTTTTGCCGAACTGACCAAGATTAAAGCGGTTCATAAATACCGCCGTATGATCGGGCTCTATGCCTTCTTCTATACCATGTTGCACTTCATTGTATATGTGTCACTGGAATGGACCTTCGATCTCGATCACATGCTGGCAGATGCCTATAAACGTCCGTTCATCTTCCTCGGGATTGTAGCCTTCTGTATCATCACACCACTGGCGGTAACATCGCTCAAGTCTGTGCGCAACAAGATGGACCCGAAAAACTGGCGTCGTTTACATAAAGGGGCCTATATTCTCAATATCATCGTTGCGTGGCACTTTATTCTGGCGGCAAACAAGGAAAATGGTGAACCTTATATCTATGCAGCCTTGATTGCGATCCTTCTGGGCTATCGTGTCTATGAGAATATTCAGAAACACAAGCGCCGTGCAAATCGCAAACCGCGCCGTAAACGCCGCGTGAAAAAGAAAAAATCAGCTGATGGCGCAACCGGGGATGCCCCCATCGCTGAAGCAGCATCTGAATAA
- the mamP gene encoding magnetosome magnetite formation protein MamP, with translation MTRNVILAGFTLGAVLLVLLVVFFVDSFGFGKKAAGDQASAATSSSLASPAPQGSTSVPSMAAVPPVAAYQSPSLQGNVGVSPVQGAVQPMSPNVNIQSPQQAQAQPAPVQPDMAAQSSPAIQFQKPLSQLIQPEKAAEVPPNYIPKTVELFEAHWQGLDSRAWTDELRRKLKYPKGLTGILVGEVTLNAAEAGILAGDIINKVGDVKVSSLEEFQMATREVRTQTNVKLRLMRPGKKKQDGRFPMRTLTLVMMGQPDLGMAQVEGAPMILPGDPRPHPHRGVCTNCHTVGDGFELSPDPDLVSVPPPVIDHATVVKGIRPHRDRGPCEACHLIRKDQKGKNP, from the coding sequence ATGACACGCAATGTCATATTGGCTGGTTTTACGTTAGGGGCAGTTTTGCTTGTTTTGCTTGTTGTGTTTTTTGTCGACAGCTTCGGCTTTGGCAAGAAGGCGGCGGGTGATCAGGCTTCTGCAGCGACCTCTTCGTCGCTTGCTTCTCCTGCGCCTCAAGGCTCGACCTCTGTACCCTCCATGGCGGCGGTTCCGCCTGTGGCAGCCTATCAGAGCCCGTCTCTTCAGGGTAATGTGGGGGTGTCCCCGGTGCAAGGGGCGGTTCAGCCGATGAGCCCGAACGTGAACATTCAGTCACCGCAACAAGCTCAGGCACAGCCTGCCCCGGTTCAGCCGGATATGGCGGCGCAATCCAGCCCGGCCATCCAGTTTCAAAAGCCGTTGAGCCAGTTGATCCAGCCGGAAAAAGCGGCTGAGGTGCCGCCAAACTATATCCCCAAGACGGTGGAGCTGTTTGAAGCGCACTGGCAGGGCCTTGATAGCCGCGCCTGGACCGATGAGCTGCGCCGCAAACTTAAATATCCCAAGGGGCTGACGGGTATTCTGGTCGGTGAAGTCACGCTGAACGCCGCCGAAGCCGGTATTCTCGCAGGTGATATCATCAATAAGGTGGGCGATGTCAAAGTCAGCTCCCTTGAAGAATTCCAGATGGCGACCCGTGAAGTGCGCACCCAGACCAATGTGAAGCTGCGCCTCATGCGTCCGGGTAAGAAAAAGCAAGACGGCCGCTTCCCCATGCGCACGCTCACCCTGGTCATGATGGGCCAGCCGGATTTGGGTATGGCACAGGTGGAAGGGGCACCGATGATCCTGCCCGGTGATCCGCGCCCGCACCCGCACCGCGGAGTCTGTACCAATTGCCACACAGTGGGTGATGGTTTTGAGCTGAGCCCGGACCCGGATTTGGTCTCTGTCCCGCCGCCCGTTATCGATCATGCCACTGTGGTTAAGGGTATTCGCCCGCACCGCGACCGTGGCCCCTGTGAAGCCTGTCATTTGATTCGTAAAGACCAAAAAGGAAAGAACCCATGA
- a CDS encoding vWA domain-containing protein — protein MDFNQKPNYSQEISSSTPGAILFLVDQSRSMNKPFGTNASGQPVKRAEVVAEALNNTLAELVNRCTRDEGVSDYFEVGVIGYGRNSRPEFCWEGPLKGRRMVSISEVAKHAHVEQKTIETEVRGTIVNETVSVSSWLSPVAGESTPMNGAINMARQTLEEWIYRNPKCFPPIVINITDGMANDVSSANELIMSTKRLTDLTTTDGQVLLINCHITDENDTTVTFPWSKMELPDEDYARILFEMSSDMPERYKAIICEIFDRDQSQTPIVKGMAFNADATALVKLLDIGTRQAFVINTASHAAE, from the coding sequence ATGGACTTCAACCAGAAACCGAATTACTCTCAGGAAATCAGTTCCAGCACACCCGGCGCGATCCTTTTTCTTGTGGATCAGTCGCGCTCCATGAACAAGCCTTTTGGCACCAACGCAAGCGGCCAGCCGGTCAAGCGTGCTGAAGTCGTGGCCGAAGCGCTCAACAACACATTGGCCGAACTGGTCAATCGCTGTACCCGCGATGAAGGGGTGTCTGATTATTTTGAAGTGGGTGTGATCGGTTATGGCCGAAATTCCCGCCCGGAATTCTGCTGGGAAGGTCCACTGAAAGGACGCCGTATGGTGTCGATTTCCGAAGTGGCGAAACATGCCCATGTGGAACAGAAAACCATTGAGACCGAAGTGCGTGGTACCATCGTTAATGAAACGGTTTCTGTCTCAAGTTGGCTCTCGCCTGTGGCCGGGGAAAGCACACCGATGAACGGGGCCATCAATATGGCACGCCAGACCCTGGAAGAATGGATTTATCGCAACCCGAAATGTTTCCCGCCCATCGTCATCAACATCACCGATGGGATGGCAAATGATGTGTCATCTGCTAACGAGTTGATCATGAGCACCAAGCGCCTGACAGACCTGACGACCACAGACGGTCAAGTGCTGCTGATCAACTGCCATATCACAGATGAGAATGACACCACCGTGACTTTCCCCTGGTCCAAGATGGAACTGCCAGACGAAGATTATGCCCGCATCCTGTTTGAAATGTCCTCAGACATGCCGGAACGCTATAAGGCCATCATCTGCGAAATATTTGATCGCGACCAGTCTCAAACCCCAATCGTAAAAGGTATGGCGTTTAACGCAGATGCCACAGCCCTCGTCAAACTGCTCGACATCGGCACAAGACAAGCCTTCGTCATTAATACCGCATCTCACGCGGCGGAGTAG